In one Alkalinema sp. FACHB-956 genomic region, the following are encoded:
- the moaC gene encoding cyclic pyranopterin monophosphate synthase MoaC: MQNISEDSLNASSLSHLDDRGQAQMVDVSAKPITVRQAIAEGFVRMQRSTLDAILAGNLPKGDVLGTARLAGIMAAKQTANLIPLCHPLPLQKVEVQILPVETLPGVRIEATVKTKAETGVEMEALTAVSIAALTLYDMAKAVEKSIQIEGIQLVQKTGGKSGDYQR, encoded by the coding sequence ATGCAAAACATTTCTGAAGACTCTCTCAATGCCTCATCCCTCAGTCATTTAGACGATCGCGGTCAGGCGCAAATGGTGGATGTGTCCGCAAAACCAATAACCGTGCGGCAGGCGATCGCAGAGGGATTTGTCCGGATGCAGCGATCGACCCTCGATGCCATTTTGGCTGGCAATTTGCCGAAGGGGGATGTTTTGGGAACGGCTCGCCTTGCGGGCATTATGGCTGCGAAGCAAACCGCAAATTTGATTCCCCTATGCCATCCCCTGCCGTTGCAAAAGGTGGAGGTGCAGATCCTTCCCGTGGAAACGTTACCCGGTGTGCGCATCGAAGCCACCGTGAAAACCAAAGCGGAAACGGGGGTGGAAATGGAAGCCCTGACTGCAGTTTCGATCGCAGCCTTGACCCTCTATGACATGGCCAAAGCAGTGGAAAAATCGATTCAGATCGAGGGCATTCAACTCGTCCAAAAAACGGGTGGCAAATCCGGCGATTATCAACGATAA
- the mltG gene encoding endolytic transglycosylase MltG gives MKIVRNAPWIGLSLLILLGLGGVRSYAWWQASIAPVTAKTTTSQGTLFEVPPGSSAQEIGQSLQAAGLIQSQQAWQIWTRFQQLKGRSGGFQAGTYEISPTESMDAIALKIWTGDIVRNQFTIPEGWSLRQMAEYFEQRGFFKAEAFLQAAQKISPQQYPWLPPNLPFLEGFLFPDTYEISGTTLTPEQALRQMLDRFEQTALPLYQSHTQSQQSTNPLQLSLLQWVTLASIVEKEAVVPSERRLIAGVFTNRLKQGMTLGSDPTVEYGLGIRQTKEQPLTLAQVRTPSPYNTYITPGLPPTPIASPGLASLKATLEPEQTSYLYFVARYDGTHVFSRTLAEHESAQTQIRDRVEAETTPAPTSSPQSTPERKKP, from the coding sequence ATGAAAATCGTCCGTAATGCCCCATGGATTGGATTGAGCCTACTGATACTGCTTGGGTTGGGAGGTGTGCGATCGTATGCTTGGTGGCAAGCATCGATCGCGCCTGTGACCGCGAAAACAACGACCAGTCAGGGCACCCTGTTTGAAGTGCCTCCAGGTAGTTCCGCCCAAGAAATTGGTCAGAGCCTCCAAGCTGCGGGCTTAATTCAATCTCAGCAAGCGTGGCAAATCTGGACGCGATTCCAACAACTCAAAGGTCGATCGGGGGGATTTCAGGCCGGAACCTACGAAATTTCGCCCACGGAATCCATGGATGCGATCGCCCTAAAGATTTGGACTGGGGACATAGTTCGCAATCAGTTCACAATCCCAGAGGGCTGGTCACTCCGCCAAATGGCTGAATATTTTGAGCAGCGAGGATTTTTTAAAGCGGAAGCCTTTCTGCAGGCAGCCCAGAAAATTTCCCCTCAGCAATATCCCTGGTTACCGCCTAATCTTCCTTTTTTAGAAGGATTTCTCTTTCCCGATACCTACGAAATTTCAGGAACAACCTTAACCCCTGAGCAAGCGCTTCGTCAGATGCTCGATCGCTTTGAGCAAACGGCTCTTCCCCTCTATCAATCCCACACTCAATCCCAACAGTCCACCAATCCATTGCAATTGTCGCTGCTGCAATGGGTCACCCTCGCCAGTATTGTTGAAAAAGAAGCTGTTGTTCCCAGTGAGCGCCGCCTCATTGCTGGGGTATTCACGAATCGCTTAAAGCAAGGAATGACCTTGGGTTCGGATCCTACGGTGGAATATGGCTTAGGAATTCGTCAAACTAAGGAACAACCTCTGACGCTGGCGCAGGTGCGCACACCCTCTCCGTACAACACGTACATCACGCCAGGGCTGCCACCGACCCCGATCGCGAGTCCAGGTCTGGCAAGCTTAAAGGCAACGTTGGAACCAGAGCAGACGAGCTATCTCTATTTCGTTGCACGTTATGATGGGACGCATGTGTTTAGCCGCACCTTAGCAGAGCATGAGTCTGCCCAGACTCAGATCCGCGATCGGGTGGAAGCAGAAACCACACCCGCGCCAACGTCATCGCCTCAGTCTACTCCTGAGCGCAAAAAGCCGTAA
- a CDS encoding TMEM165/GDT1 family protein, with product MLTGFTASLLLITISELGDKTFFISLCLAMRYPRRWVFVGSIVALAAMTILSVALGQLVALLPKQVTHYAAIGLFILFGVKLLYDASQMTSLAPSAEAEKEAVEAIAEAETKLKKAAPFAIMAEACMLVFLAEWGDRTQFATIALAAANNPIAVTIGAILGHAICALIAVIGGRLIAGRLSERVVTALGGVLFLIFAIVAWFEPV from the coding sequence ATGCTGACTGGTTTTACGGCATCTCTCTTACTGATTACCATTTCTGAGCTGGGAGATAAAACCTTTTTTATCTCCCTTTGTCTTGCGATGCGTTACCCACGTCGTTGGGTCTTTGTGGGTTCGATCGTTGCCTTAGCCGCAATGACGATTTTGTCTGTAGCACTCGGTCAGCTTGTGGCACTGCTGCCTAAACAAGTAACCCACTATGCGGCGATCGGGCTGTTCATCCTCTTTGGGGTGAAGTTGCTGTACGATGCCAGCCAAATGACCTCCCTGGCCCCTAGCGCAGAGGCGGAAAAGGAAGCGGTTGAAGCCATCGCAGAAGCGGAAACAAAGCTCAAAAAAGCTGCGCCCTTTGCCATCATGGCAGAAGCCTGTATGCTGGTATTTCTCGCGGAGTGGGGCGATCGTACGCAATTTGCCACCATTGCCCTGGCTGCCGCCAATAACCCCATCGCAGTCACGATCGGCGCAATTCTGGGACACGCGATTTGTGCATTGATTGCCGTCATCGGTGGTCGGTTAATTGCAGGGCGGTTATCGGAACGGGTGGTGACTGCTTTAGGGGGCGTCCTTTTTCTGATTTTTGCGATCGTGGCGTGGTTTGAACCGGTGTAG
- the argC gene encoding N-acetyl-gamma-glutamyl-phosphate reductase, producing the protein MGELERVPVGIVGASGYGGVQLVRLLQDHPHLELTYVAGNSTVGQEFSELYPYLSNIVHQKIEAYDVDVIADRCRIVFLALPNGLAYKMAPELLARGCKVLDLSADYRFTDLATYKTWYGMERTDGEINEQAVYGLPELYRDQIAESNLIGCPGCYPTASLLALAPLLKQGLVVPETAIIDAKSGTSGGGRHAKVNMLLAEADNAIAPYGVARHRHTPEIEQVCSDLAGREVLVQFTPHLVPMVRGILATVYATLRDPGLVREDLLTIYGAFYRNRPWVKLLPAGTYPQTKWACGTNLCYISIEVDPRTDRVIVMSVIDNLLKGQAGQAIQCVNIMMGWEETLGLPKLAFYP; encoded by the coding sequence ATGGGCGAGTTGGAACGCGTACCAGTCGGCATCGTGGGTGCATCTGGCTATGGCGGTGTGCAGTTGGTGCGGTTGCTTCAAGATCACCCCCATCTGGAATTAACCTATGTGGCGGGAAATAGCACCGTCGGACAGGAATTTTCGGAACTGTATCCCTACCTGTCCAATATTGTTCACCAGAAGATTGAAGCCTACGATGTCGATGTCATTGCCGATCGCTGTCGCATTGTCTTTTTAGCCTTGCCCAACGGACTGGCCTACAAGATGGCTCCAGAACTGCTGGCGCGGGGTTGTAAGGTGTTGGACTTGTCCGCTGACTATCGCTTTACCGATCTCGCTACGTATAAAACTTGGTATGGGATGGAGCGGACTGATGGCGAGATCAATGAACAAGCGGTCTATGGACTCCCGGAACTGTATCGGGATCAGATTGCGGAATCTAATTTAATTGGTTGCCCCGGCTGCTATCCCACCGCGAGTTTGTTGGCCCTAGCTCCGTTGTTGAAGCAAGGATTAGTGGTACCGGAAACCGCCATTATCGATGCTAAATCCGGCACTTCCGGTGGGGGTCGCCATGCCAAGGTCAATATGTTGCTGGCCGAAGCTGATAACGCGATCGCGCCCTACGGCGTAGCCCGCCACCGTCACACTCCGGAAATTGAGCAAGTTTGTAGCGATTTAGCAGGCCGGGAAGTGCTGGTGCAGTTTACGCCGCATTTGGTCCCGATGGTGCGGGGCATTCTGGCCACGGTTTACGCGACTCTGCGGGATCCGGGACTGGTGCGGGAAGATTTATTGACCATTTACGGCGCGTTCTACCGCAATCGCCCTTGGGTCAAGCTGCTACCGGCGGGAACCTACCCCCAAACCAAGTGGGCCTGTGGAACAAACCTCTGCTACATCAGCATTGAAGTGGATCCGAGAACCGATCGAGTGATTGTCATGTCGGTGATTGATAACTTGCTGAAAGGTCAAGCAGGCCAAGCGATCCAATGCGTTAACATCATGATGGGTTGGGAAGAAACCCTAGGCTTACCCAAGCTGGCCTTCTATCCGTAA
- the cobM gene encoding precorrin-4 C(11)-methyltransferase: protein MVYIVGAGPGDPDLMTVKAQRLIQQADVILYADSLVPQQILQLARSEAEIIPTANKTLEEIVPILIDRVRSGQSVVRLHDGDPCFYGAVQEQMSALLEAEIPFEIVPGVSAYQLAAARLRVELTVPNVVQTIILSRISGRTQVPDAEELSTLAAHQASLCLYLSARHVEAAQAKLLQHYPPEMPIAICFRLGWPDEKILLVPLYQMAEVTQREQLIRTTMYLISPALTSATIPAEYGYNNRPLAEGSPRSRLYNAEHGHLFRRESQSNA from the coding sequence ATGGTCTATATCGTGGGCGCTGGCCCTGGCGATCCAGACCTGATGACCGTTAAAGCCCAGCGCTTGATCCAGCAGGCGGATGTGATCCTCTATGCCGATTCCCTAGTTCCCCAGCAGATTCTGCAACTGGCCCGATCGGAGGCCGAAATTATCCCCACAGCGAACAAGACCCTAGAAGAAATTGTGCCGATTTTGATCGATCGGGTGCGATCGGGACAATCCGTTGTGCGGCTCCACGATGGTGATCCCTGCTTTTATGGCGCAGTGCAAGAGCAAATGTCCGCCCTATTGGAAGCCGAGATTCCCTTTGAAATTGTGCCGGGGGTGAGCGCGTACCAATTGGCAGCAGCCAGACTTCGGGTGGAACTGACGGTGCCGAATGTGGTGCAGACGATTATCCTGAGCCGCATCAGTGGCCGGACTCAAGTGCCGGACGCAGAAGAGTTATCGACCTTGGCGGCCCACCAGGCCAGTCTTTGCCTGTATCTCAGTGCTCGCCATGTGGAAGCAGCCCAGGCCAAATTGCTGCAACACTATCCCCCGGAAATGCCGATCGCGATTTGTTTTCGCCTTGGTTGGCCCGATGAAAAGATTTTGCTCGTTCCCTTGTATCAGATGGCAGAAGTGACCCAACGGGAGCAACTCATTCGCACCACGATGTATCTGATTAGTCCCGCCCTGACCAGTGCCACCATTCCGGCGGAGTATGGCTATAACAATCGACCCTTGGCGGAGGGCAGTCCGCGATCGCGGCTCTATAATGCAGAGCATGGGCATCTCTTCCGCCGCGAGTCACAGTCAAATGCATAA
- the lgt gene encoding prolipoprotein diacylglyceryl transferase, with translation MSMVSSAVLLAAEFTSPGPIAFHLGPVVVRWYGLLIASAVLLGVSLSQKLANRQNIDPELMNDLAIWLVIGALPCARLYYVLFQWKDYAANPSKAIAIWEGGIAIHGAILGGMLAAVIFAKVRNISFWRLADIVAPALILGQAIGRWGNFFNSEAYGAPTDVPWKLLIPLSQRPPGLETVAYYHPTFLYESLWNVMVFGILMLLVIRDRQGKLTLKSGSLFLIYAILYSLGRVWIEGLRMDSLMLGPLKMAQMVSLAGVLLGIAGLAWLYGLKRSLPDVVAPDATPRALQ, from the coding sequence ATTTCCATGGTCAGTTCCGCTGTTCTTTTGGCTGCTGAGTTTACCTCTCCAGGCCCGATCGCCTTTCACCTAGGGCCAGTGGTGGTGCGTTGGTATGGGCTATTAATTGCGTCGGCGGTGTTGTTGGGAGTGAGTTTGTCCCAAAAGCTCGCCAATCGGCAAAACATTGATCCTGAACTGATGAATGATTTAGCCATCTGGTTAGTGATTGGGGCCTTACCCTGTGCAAGGCTGTATTACGTCCTGTTCCAATGGAAGGACTACGCCGCCAATCCCAGTAAGGCGATCGCCATTTGGGAGGGGGGAATTGCCATTCATGGCGCAATTTTAGGGGGCATGTTAGCGGCTGTGATTTTTGCGAAGGTGCGCAATATTTCCTTTTGGCGGTTGGCGGATATTGTGGCTCCGGCGCTGATTTTAGGTCAAGCGATCGGGCGTTGGGGCAATTTCTTTAACTCCGAAGCCTATGGAGCCCCGACGGATGTTCCGTGGAAGCTTTTGATTCCCCTGAGTCAGCGCCCGCCGGGACTAGAAACGGTGGCTTATTACCATCCCACCTTTCTCTACGAGTCTCTGTGGAATGTGATGGTGTTTGGCATCCTGATGCTTCTCGTCATTCGCGATCGGCAAGGCAAACTGACGCTGAAATCGGGCAGCCTATTTCTCATCTATGCCATTCTCTACAGCCTGGGTCGAGTCTGGATTGAAGGACTACGGATGGATAGTTTGATGTTAGGGCCGCTGAAAATGGCGCAAATGGTCAGTTTGGCAGGCGTGCTGCTAGGGATTGCAGGCTTGGCTTGGCTTTATGGCCTGAAGCGATCGCTGCCCGATGTGGTGGCTCCCGATGCAACTCCTCGGGCTTTGCAGTAA
- a CDS encoding DUF3727 domain-containing protein → MNEEIFDAPTVTLTDESGLTLDCYIEHSLSVEGQEYVLLLPVDSTIEIVTWESDGSDEEEAVLVEDEAEIQRIFPTAKAVLGEQNLILKRTAVVLTVEGDLPDLEDENYEDGEFDEDEQEELQLLASFYHQDQEYSAYAHLDPYFILARMDEQGRPNLLSPDELEKIEPLLPMIEDQLFDALE, encoded by the coding sequence ATGAATGAAGAAATTTTTGATGCGCCTACTGTCACCCTAACCGATGAATCTGGGTTGACGCTAGACTGCTACATTGAACATTCGCTCAGTGTTGAGGGTCAAGAATACGTCCTATTGTTGCCTGTAGACTCCACGATCGAAATTGTGACGTGGGAAAGCGATGGTAGTGACGAAGAAGAAGCCGTCTTAGTGGAAGACGAAGCGGAGATTCAGCGTATTTTCCCAACTGCCAAGGCTGTGCTGGGTGAGCAAAATTTGATTCTGAAACGCACAGCGGTAGTTTTGACGGTTGAGGGCGATCTACCGGACTTAGAAGACGAAAACTATGAGGATGGTGAGTTTGATGAGGATGAGCAGGAGGAACTGCAACTCCTAGCGAGTTTTTATCACCAAGATCAAGAGTATTCGGCCTATGCTCATTTGGATCCCTACTTCATTCTGGCGCGGATGGATGAACAAGGTCGTCCTAATTTGCTGTCTCCAGACGAATTAGAGAAAATTGAGCCTCTTTTACCGATGATTGAGGATCAGCTTTTTGATGCGCTAGAGTAA
- a CDS encoding DUF4344 domain-containing metallopeptidase, producing the protein MSVRSCLREWPIWLATLTAGFLILLNSWQGNAVATLPPNSPIAQVGGQFQVAYSPVKNAEFAPFRQVIQESRLYETIAEELNKGLVLPTDVTIALAECGTENAFYSAEHKSIVMCDELLAYFGKLFAPTATSDTDLGESMLYTNLFVFFHELGHGLIDLYDLPTTGREEDAVDEFSTILLLEAGPDGEKAVLNAAHWFVLQSQQQSENLAFWDEHSLDLQRFYGIACLVYGKDPNKFADLVKDGLLPEARAQRCGREYTKKSQSWEKLLAPHGRS; encoded by the coding sequence ATGAGCGTTCGATCGTGCCTTCGGGAATGGCCTATCTGGTTAGCAACCTTGACGGCTGGTTTCTTGATTTTGCTGAACTCTTGGCAGGGAAATGCGGTTGCCACCTTGCCTCCCAATTCTCCCATCGCCCAGGTTGGTGGACAGTTCCAAGTTGCCTACAGTCCTGTTAAGAACGCAGAATTCGCTCCCTTTCGGCAAGTGATTCAAGAAAGTCGGTTGTACGAAACGATCGCCGAAGAACTGAATAAAGGGTTGGTTTTGCCCACCGATGTCACGATCGCTTTAGCAGAGTGTGGTACCGAAAATGCGTTTTACAGCGCCGAGCACAAAAGCATTGTGATGTGCGATGAACTGCTGGCGTATTTTGGCAAGTTGTTTGCCCCCACTGCCACTTCGGACACAGACTTGGGAGAGTCTATGCTCTACACCAACTTATTTGTCTTTTTCCATGAACTGGGGCACGGATTAATCGATCTGTACGATTTACCCACGACCGGGCGAGAAGAAGATGCCGTTGATGAGTTTTCTACCATATTGCTCCTGGAAGCAGGCCCAGATGGGGAAAAAGCCGTGCTCAATGCAGCCCATTGGTTTGTCTTACAGAGTCAGCAACAGTCGGAGAATTTAGCCTTTTGGGATGAGCATTCCCTAGATTTACAGCGCTTTTATGGCATTGCTTGTCTGGTTTACGGCAAAGATCCCAACAAGTTTGCCGATCTGGTTAAAGATGGACTCCTCCCGGAAGCCCGTGCCCAGCGCTGTGGTCGTGAGTATACGAAAAAGTCACAAAGTTGGGAGAAGCTCTTGGCTCCCCATGGAAGATCGTAA
- a CDS encoding YbjQ family protein, translating into MILSTTDILQGVEIDSYLGLVTAEVVYGSNALRDFFAGIRDIIGGRTASYERVFQQGQQAAFAELEARAKALGANAVIGIEIDTGTINLDQSGVMLLITAVGTAVRTR; encoded by the coding sequence ATGATTTTATCAACAACCGATATTCTTCAAGGAGTAGAAATTGACTCCTATCTTGGATTAGTCACGGCTGAAGTGGTCTATGGCAGTAATGCTTTACGCGATTTTTTTGCCGGAATCCGGGACATTATTGGGGGCCGTACCGCCAGCTATGAACGGGTTTTCCAACAGGGCCAGCAGGCAGCCTTTGCAGAATTGGAGGCCCGCGCGAAGGCCCTGGGAGCCAATGCAGTGATTGGAATTGAAATTGACACCGGAACCATCAATCTCGACCAGTCTGGCGTCATGCTGTTGATTACGGCAGTGGGAACCGCGGTCCGCACTCGCTAA
- the pyrE gene encoding orotate phosphoribosyltransferase has product MTLENMTQSNFAWASADLSDLRQALLDLFCEVAYKEGDFLLSSGQRSTYYINGKQVTLHPQGALGVGRILLPYIPADTVGVAGLTLGADPIVTATSVVAAYEGRSLTALIVRKEAKGHGTQAYIEGPTLPAGSPVVVLEDVVTTGQSAMKAVHRLRDAGYQVDRVISLVDRQQGGAEFYAEQGLNFDAVFTIADLQQHWKTLHSA; this is encoded by the coding sequence ATGACCCTAGAAAATATGACTCAATCCAACTTTGCTTGGGCAAGTGCTGACCTGTCCGATCTCCGGCAAGCCCTTTTGGATTTGTTTTGCGAAGTCGCCTATAAGGAGGGAGATTTTCTACTCTCGTCTGGACAGCGCAGCACTTACTACATCAATGGCAAGCAAGTCACGCTGCATCCCCAGGGGGCGTTGGGCGTTGGGCGCATCTTGTTACCCTACATTCCCGCAGATACGGTTGGGGTTGCGGGTCTAACGTTAGGGGCAGACCCGATCGTCACGGCCACAAGCGTCGTTGCTGCCTATGAAGGTCGATCGCTGACGGCCTTGATTGTGCGCAAAGAAGCCAAAGGCCATGGCACCCAAGCCTACATTGAAGGGCCGACGTTACCAGCGGGGAGTCCCGTTGTGGTGTTGGAAGATGTGGTCACCACGGGGCAATCGGCAATGAAGGCAGTACATCGCTTACGGGATGCGGGCTATCAAGTCGATCGTGTGATTTCCTTGGTCGATCGGCAACAGGGCGGTGCGGAGTTTTATGCGGAGCAAGGCTTGAACTTTGATGCCGTGTTTACGATCGCGGATCTGCAACAACACTGGAAGACGTTGCATTCCGCCTAA
- a CDS encoding YqeG family HAD IIIA-type phosphatase: MSWGKLLQPDLLLSDTILSLSPDLLQARGLRGLVLDVDETLVPITMAQVSSELLPWVEAVKTVAPQIWLVSNNISETRIKRIAETLKVPYISGAAKPSRRKLRRAVEAIGLPPEQVGMVGDRLFTDVLAGNRLGMHTILVQPMVDPQEDRRYLIHSIEFFLSRALGATLVSHKP, encoded by the coding sequence ATGTCTTGGGGAAAACTTCTGCAACCTGACCTATTGTTATCGGATACGATTTTGAGCCTGAGTCCTGACCTGCTGCAAGCCCGCGGATTGCGAGGGCTTGTCTTGGATGTTGATGAAACCCTCGTTCCGATTACGATGGCGCAGGTGTCATCGGAGTTGTTGCCTTGGGTGGAAGCGGTGAAAACTGTCGCGCCGCAAATTTGGCTAGTAAGCAACAACATCAGTGAAACTCGGATTAAGCGAATTGCCGAAACGCTCAAGGTTCCCTATATTTCCGGGGCGGCCAAGCCTTCGCGGCGTAAATTGCGTCGCGCAGTGGAAGCGATCGGTCTGCCCCCAGAGCAGGTCGGCATGGTGGGCGATCGATTATTTACCGATGTCCTAGCAGGGAACCGCTTGGGAATGCATACGATTTTGGTTCAACCAATGGTGGATCCTCAGGAAGATCGGCGGTACTTGATTCACTCGATCGAGTTTTTCCTCTCCAGAGCACTGGGAGCGACACTCGTTTCCCATAAGCCTTAG
- a CDS encoding tetratricopeptide repeat protein has protein sequence MTHSFGKSILGAIVTTLIALTGVPSMAQSVELYAQSKPTAEQQELETVLKDAGDQVEAKNFARALSLFERAAQLDPKNARIFSSIGYLQATQGRYEEAVQAYQQAIAIDPKNADFVYALGFNLASLGRENEAITAYRTAVNLNNRHLNAYLGLGVLLTRQNQYEAGLQAYQQALKIDGQNTDARTGIGFILLEQERPEDAINVLQRAAKFDSQSSRIPLGLGIAHLMRNDRTSALQAFERAAQLDPRNAKLQAQIGRVLLAAGETESAIAAYQRAILLNSRLPEAHRGIADSYFQQGDYASAIASYQEATQLDPEDANAFYGLGQALQARNQREAALQAFQRAYQLYQQQGQEDNVQRVQAAIKALEL, from the coding sequence ATGACCCACTCTTTTGGTAAGTCAATCCTGGGGGCGATCGTCACCACCCTTATTGCCTTAACGGGGGTGCCATCGATGGCACAATCCGTTGAACTGTACGCCCAAAGTAAGCCTACGGCGGAACAGCAAGAACTTGAAACGGTGCTCAAGGATGCTGGAGATCAAGTTGAGGCGAAAAACTTCGCTAGAGCTTTGTCCTTGTTTGAGCGTGCGGCCCAGCTAGACCCCAAAAATGCTCGAATCTTCTCTAGCATTGGCTATCTTCAAGCGACCCAAGGGCGGTACGAGGAAGCGGTGCAAGCCTATCAACAGGCGATCGCGATCGATCCTAAGAATGCTGACTTTGTCTATGCACTGGGCTTTAATCTGGCGAGTTTAGGTCGGGAAAATGAGGCGATCACTGCCTATCGGACGGCGGTCAACTTGAATAATCGCCACCTCAATGCCTATTTGGGATTGGGCGTTTTGCTAACCCGCCAAAACCAGTACGAAGCAGGACTCCAAGCTTACCAACAAGCCCTGAAAATCGACGGCCAAAATACCGATGCCCGGACAGGGATTGGATTCATCCTACTGGAGCAGGAACGCCCCGAAGATGCGATCAATGTTCTCCAACGGGCCGCTAAGTTTGACAGCCAGTCCAGCCGCATTCCCCTCGGGCTGGGAATTGCCCACCTGATGCGCAACGATCGCACCTCGGCTCTCCAAGCCTTTGAACGGGCCGCTCAACTGGATCCTCGCAATGCTAAACTACAAGCGCAAATTGGGCGCGTCCTGTTAGCGGCGGGCGAAACAGAGTCGGCGATCGCGGCTTACCAGCGAGCCATTTTGTTGAACAGTCGCTTGCCCGAAGCCCATCGGGGCATTGCAGACAGTTACTTTCAGCAGGGGGACTATGCCAGTGCGATCGCGTCCTATCAAGAGGCAACCCAGCTTGATCCGGAGGACGCCAATGCCTTCTATGGTTTAGGTCAGGCACTGCAAGCCCGCAATCAGCGGGAAGCTGCGCTGCAAGCTTTCCAACGGGCCTATCAGCTCTACCAGCAGCAAGGACAAGAGGACAATGTGCAACGGGTGCAAGCTGCCATTAAAGCTTTGGAACTGTAA
- a CDS encoding M20 family metallopeptidase: MVASPLVSSSPQLSQVRLGIRSLHPQIIHWRRQLHQRPELGFQEQLTATFIATQLQEWGIPHQTGIAETGIVATIVGQQPGKVLAIRADMDALPIQEENEVEYRSQHEGKMHACGHDGHVAIALGTAYYLSRNPDFSGTVKIIFQPAEEGPGGAAPMVAAGVLQNPTVDAVIGLHLWNQLPIGTVGVRSGALMAAVETFRCTIFGKGGHGAIPQQTIDSIVVAAQIVNGLQTIVARNVDPIESAVVTVGEFHAGTACNVIADTARLSGTVRYFNPDYASFFEQRVEQVIAGICQSHGATYELNYHKLYPPVINDATMAALVSSIAETVVESPLGVVPNCQTMGGEDMSYFLNEVPGCYFFLGSANSAQGLNYPHHHPRFDFDETALALGVELFVRCVEAFCSVPPSN, translated from the coding sequence ATGGTTGCATCCCCACTGGTTTCTTCCTCTCCTCAACTCTCACAGGTGCGCCTCGGCATTCGATCGCTCCATCCCCAGATCATTCACTGGCGACGACAACTGCACCAACGGCCAGAACTGGGATTCCAAGAACAATTAACGGCCACTTTCATCGCCACTCAGTTGCAAGAGTGGGGCATTCCCCATCAAACGGGCATTGCCGAAACGGGTATCGTTGCCACGATCGTAGGCCAGCAACCGGGTAAGGTTTTAGCCATCCGAGCCGATATGGATGCCTTGCCGATCCAAGAAGAAAACGAAGTTGAGTATCGATCGCAGCATGAGGGTAAAATGCACGCCTGCGGCCATGATGGCCATGTGGCGATCGCCCTCGGTACCGCTTACTATCTCTCTCGCAATCCAGATTTTTCCGGTACGGTCAAAATCATTTTTCAACCTGCTGAAGAAGGCCCAGGCGGAGCTGCACCCATGGTCGCCGCCGGTGTTTTACAAAATCCTACGGTGGATGCGGTGATTGGCTTACACCTGTGGAATCAGCTTCCCATTGGCACAGTGGGGGTGCGCAGTGGTGCACTGATGGCTGCCGTTGAAACCTTCCGCTGCACCATTTTTGGCAAAGGGGGCCATGGGGCCATTCCCCAGCAGACGATCGATTCCATTGTTGTGGCGGCCCAAATTGTCAATGGGTTACAAACGATCGTCGCCCGCAACGTAGATCCGATCGAGTCCGCGGTCGTGACCGTGGGCGAGTTCCATGCGGGCACGGCTTGTAACGTCATTGCTGATACCGCTCGGCTCAGTGGGACAGTGCGTTACTTCAATCCAGACTATGCCTCCTTCTTTGAGCAACGGGTGGAACAGGTGATTGCTGGGATTTGCCAAAGCCATGGCGCAACCTATGAGTTGAATTACCACAAGCTCTATCCACCGGTGATCAACGATGCCACCATGGCCGCCCTTGTGAGTTCGATCGCAGAAACCGTTGTGGAATCCCCCTTAGGGGTTGTTCCCAACTGTCAAACCATGGGGGGAGAAGATATGTCTTACTTTTTAAATGAAGTTCCAGGGTGCTACTTCTTTCTGGGTTCAGCCAATTCAGCCCAAGGGCTCAACTATCCCCATCACCATCCCCGCTTCGACTTTGACGAAACGGCACTTGCCCTGGGCGTAGAATTATTTGTTCGTTGCGTAGAAGCGTTTTGTTCAGTTCCCCCCTCTAACTAG